From a region of the Bacteroidota bacterium genome:
- a CDS encoding PAS domain S-box protein, translating into MSTRIIPTRNDNSLAALHAINTCFLKTGARTFNALKQRIEKDESRFRFIGDLLVKESSFFRHYADYSLYRKFVPDPHVVQGPYIVLISADSHAWHHVDDSLEQYLGYSLSELENDWVVAYHPDSYEETDEKLTTILRELHMGTANYREVDVHYQTKIGYSVWAQLTFSLVKDWKGTPEYFMTVIRDITLIKWTENLYTSLTALINLVEEAGVYDASITALDGLLRHYDGESIDRQVMSSIQAMLEPGK; encoded by the coding sequence ATGAGTACTAGAATTATTCCTACGAGAAACGACAATTCCCTTGCAGCACTGCATGCCATAAACACCTGCTTCCTGAAAACAGGTGCGCGCACATTTAATGCCCTCAAACAGCGTATTGAAAAAGACGAGAGCCGCTTTCGCTTTATTGGTGATTTGCTGGTCAAAGAATCCAGCTTCTTCAGGCATTATGCAGATTACAGCCTCTATAGAAAATTTGTACCGGACCCACACGTGGTGCAGGGGCCTTACATCGTCCTTATTTCTGCTGATTCACACGCGTGGCACCATGTAGACGATTCCCTTGAGCAGTACCTCGGGTACTCGCTCTCCGAACTGGAGAATGACTGGGTGGTGGCGTATCATCCCGACTCTTATGAAGAGACAGACGAGAAGCTGACCACTATATTGCGTGAGCTCCATATGGGGACCGCAAATTACCGGGAAGTGGATGTGCATTACCAGACCAAAATAGGGTATAGCGTTTGGGCACAATTAACCTTTTCTCTGGTGAAAGACTGGAAAGGTACACCCGAGTACTTCATGACGGTCATCCGAGACATCACGTTAATCAAGTGGACCGAGAACCTCTATACCTCATTGACCGCGCTGATCAATCTGGTTGAAGAAGCCGGCGTATATGATGCAAGCATCACGGCGCTCGATGGACTGCTCCGCCATTACGACGGAGAATCGATTGACCGGCAAGTGATGTCATCTATCCAGGCGATGCTCGAGCCGGGGAAATAA
- a CDS encoding DUF6122 family protein: MIAALQPIVHYALHFLAPAALAWLFFRPQWKKAWLIMLATMLVDIDHIWACQSFLAAEGVTQLFSCPTLFVADRCSIGFHPLHTEVAIAGYLLMLLVPRLRIVATGLLFHMFTDGLDCLWM, translated from the coding sequence CCAATTGTTCATTATGCGCTTCACTTCCTGGCGCCGGCAGCCCTTGCCTGGTTGTTTTTTCGTCCGCAGTGGAAAAAGGCCTGGCTCATTATGTTGGCAACCATGCTTGTTGATATAGACCACATTTGGGCCTGCCAATCGTTTCTTGCAGCAGAAGGTGTCACACAGCTCTTTTCATGTCCCACCTTGTTTGTTGCGGACCGGTGCAGCATCGGATTTCATCCATTACACACAGAAGTTGCGATCGCGGGTTATCTCCTCATGCTGCTTGTGCCCCGGCTTCGCATTGTTGCTACAGGGTTGCTCTTTCACATGTTTACAGATGGACTGGATTGTCTTTGGATGTAG